ATCAACTGCGCAGTAGTGCGCACTTGTGTAGAGTTGTGCGCATGGACACCTATCCCATCACCGAGGCCCGGAACAAGCTCGGGGCTCTTGCCCGGCAGGTCAGCGCGGAGCAGAAGCACGTCGCCCTCACTGACCGGGGGCAGACCATGGCGGTGCTGATCAGTCCGGCCGAGCTGGAGGAGCTGGAGTACCACCGGGTGGCCGCCGAGTACCTGGCGCGCAAGGAGCGCGGCGAGACCGGCCCCGGTATCCCGCAGGACGAGGCGCGCCGGCGGGTCTTCGGGGACGCCTCGTGACCTAACCGCGTCACCTGGGAGCCCTCCGCCCTGGCCCCTGCGGAGAAGCACGCCGCCGGCGACCGCGAGGGCATCGAGCAGGTCCTCCTCGCCGTCGACCTCCTGGCCGACAATCCCCGCCCCGCTGGCGCCTTCACAATCGGGGCCAGCGGCATCTACCGCATCCAGGTCGGCTTGTACCGCGTCCAGTACGAGGTCCAGGACCGGACGGTCACCGTCACCGTCTTCCACCTCGGCCGGGCCTAGAAGCCCCATCCGGCACGGCGCCGACCCCGGACCGCACACGGCGGTTCTAGCGATCCCCGCAACACCCTGGATTCAGGGAGTTGCGGGGATCGTGGGAGAACCTGCGGGAGGTCTACGTGGAACGCCTCACCGGCCGGTTCGGGCAACCGTGGCGCGGCCGCGGGGGCAGGTGGCGACCCATGCCGCCCCCACGAACGTGGCGGGCGCCCGCCAGCTGATGGCCCGAGGTATGTGCGTCTCAGGTACCGGCGGGCGCCCGCCCCAGACGCTACCGGCCGCCAGGCGCAGGACCCCGGCGGCGCGGCGGCCCGCCGGGGCGCCCCCTGCGGCGATGCGACCGAAGGGGTGGGGAGCGGCTGCGCGTGGGGAAGGAATGGTCGGCATGCCGACGCAGTGGGTCTACCAGCTCCGGAACTGCCCGGACGCCGAGGAGGTCGAGGTCCTGGCCGAGGAGGAGGCTCGCCCCGGCAGATCCTGGCCCGCGAGCGCCCGGGCGCGGGCGGCGGCCTGGTGGACGGGTACGTCCTGCAGAGGGTCGACGCGCGGCTGCGCACCGCCGTCTATACGTGGGTGCAGGCCGGCGAGGCGGGGCAGGTGACGGAGTACTTGCTGGAGCTGCTGGCCGAGGTCTGCCCCATGGAGCGGGCCCGGTAGGGGTGGGTGCGGCCGCCACCGCCGCGCTGCTCGCCCCGTGGCCGGGCCTGCGGTGCGCCTCGGGAGCGCTGAGCCGTTCTTTACAGGCCCGCTCCCGGGGGCGGTTCGGCAAGGCCGCAGGTTGAGGAGGGCGACGGGGTGGCGGGTCCGGTCGATGCGGACGACCCGCTACCTGGCCGCGCCATCGCCCAGCTGGGGGCCCTCAGGGCTGATTCAAAGTCAATGCCGGGAAAATAGGGCCGTGAACAGGCTGTCAAGCCGTGTTGGGGGAATGTTGATGTAGGGCGGCGGGTCTTGGCGTAGGACGGGAGTTGACCAAGATGCCGTACCTGCGGGAGCTGTGTTGCCCACTCGATCTGACGTGCCCACCTGCGCTGACCGGCCGAGGCGCGTTCGCGGCCGGGCATCTCGGCGAGCTGACGCAGATCATCACGCCGGCTGTGGTCGACGAGGTGTTGAGGGCGACGCGTCGGGTGGAGAGGCGGGTCCGAAAAAAAGCTACCGTCGCGGGTGGTGGTGTACTTCGTGCTGGCCATGGCGCTCTTCCCTCGCGAAGGGTATCGCGGGGTGTGGGCATCGCTGGTCGCTGGCCTGACAGGTGAGGTCTGCGATCCCTCCGCCGCCGCGTTGCGCCAGGCCCGCCGCCGGATAGGGCCCGAACCGCTCGCCCTGCTGTTCGACCAGCTCAAGGGCTGCACGGCCTCAGCGGAGACCCTCGGCGCGTGGTGGCGCGGGCTGCGCATGGTGGCCTGGGACGGAACCACCCTCGAGGTGGCCGACAGCCCGGCCAACGCCGCGTTCTTCGGCTACTACCAGGCCCGTCGAGCCTCGACGTATCCGCTGGTCCGGCTCACCGCCCTGGTCGAATGCGGGACCCGGGCCCTGGTGGATGTGGTGACAGGGCCCGTCGCCGACAGTGAGAAGAGCCAGGCCCAGCAACTCTGCGGAGTACTGCGACCGGGCATGCTGCACTTGGCCGATCGCGGCTCCGCCAGCCTGGAGCTGATGCGCCAGGCAGCCAGCACGGGGGCGCATCTGTTGTGGCGGATCAACACCGGCCGCATCCTGCCCCCCGTCCACGTGCTCGACGACGGAACCTGGCTGTCCATGGTCTCCACGCCCACCGGCCGCAACCAGCTGGTGCGCTGGGTTGACCGCGACCGACGTCGCGGGGTGGCTCCCCAGGTCCATGGTGTCGCCGTGCGGGTCATCGAAGCCGACATCACCGTGACCGACCGGGCCACGGGAACCTCGCGCACCAGCCGCTTGCGTCTGGTGACCACACTTCTGGACCGCCACCGTTACCCAGCAGGCGAGTTGGCCGCTTTGTATCATGAGCGGTGGGAGGTCGAGACCGCCTATTACGGGCTGAAGGTCACCGCGCTCGGCTCGGGAACCGTCCTGCGCTCCCATCACCCGCGCGATGTCCTCCAAGAGCTGCTCGGACTGTTCATCGTGTTCCAGGCCGCTCGGCGCACTGCGGCGCAGACCGCCACGGCGGCCGGCCTCGACCCGGACCGGATTTCACTGACCGTCACACTCCGTACCGCTCGCCACACCGTGATCAACGCCGACCTGGCGCCCCACGCAGAGGTCGGCACGACACCACGCATCGCCGCTGCCACCCTCAACCCCCGAGCTCTCGGGCCCAAACAGCGGCGTCCACGGATCCTTCCCCGCCGCGTGAAACGCAGCCAGTCCAAGTTCGCCTACAACGAGACCAGGAACGACAAGGCACTACAGAGAGCAACAACCACGATCACCGTCGCCCCCTGCCCCCGCCCTTGACAGCCTGCTCACGGCCCTATCTTCCCGGCATTGACTTTGAATCAGCCCTGACCAGTACCTGCGGCAGGTCCAGTGATGCAGGATAGACAACCGACGAGGTTCTCCGGCCATCGAGTTGAGACGTCAGACCTCTCACTCAACCGCCGAAGAGCCTCGCTCGTTTCGCTGCCTGCCGACGCCACCCACCAGTCACCCGACCGGCGCCCGCGCTGAAAACGCTCCCTCTCACACTCAGCGGCGGCGAGATCATTTCGCTGAGAAGAAAACCCCAGTGGCGTCGGCCGGTTCCTTCGACGTGGGATCACACCGTCGGACCCGAATAAGTCCTACCCGTAGTGAGGTCGCGCAGCAGGGGCCAGGCCCAGTCCTTTACTCCGATCCTGAAGATATAGGAGTTCGTCGCACCTGGAACCGACCAGAAACTTCCCTGGTCGCCAGTCAGTGTACCGTGGGCGGGGTTACCACCCCAGACCAGATTGAAATCAAGGCGCTTAGCGACCATCGTCTGATTGTCGAACTGGACGCGGTAACCGTCGGATACTACCTGGATGCAGAGCCTGCCTCCGTCCTCTGCGGAGCAGCCCCAGTTTCCAACGGTGGAAGCCGATGCGGTGGGTGCGGTGGCCACACCACCCAGCAGGACACTCAGACTAGCAATTACAATTCCCAGAGACCTCTTAACAGGAGACATGTCTCCCCCTTCGCGGGATTGCATCATAGAATCCGACCGGTGTGGACGGTGGAGTAGGTACAGGAAAGCTCCAGCGGGAACTCGCGTCAAGGGATAGGAGGAAATCTTTCAAAACCTAGTACTGCGGGCCCAGTCAGATCGGCCGTAAAACATGGTGGGCCCCTGTTGCCCTACTGGGCGTCGTGGCGGCGTCGGGTGACAGACGAGGGGCAGTTGGTGGGCTCAGTTTTGGTTGGGTTGCGTCGACACGAAGAAACGGGTGCAGTCTCGCCGCACGCAGCGAACGTCTTTCATCCTGGGTTTCGCCAGGTCAGAAAGGTGTGGACGGCAGTGAGCCCTTTCAGCTGCTGCTCGGCAGGGTGGAGCCGCATCCGCCGTTGACGGCCACCCGGACCAGCGGGATCGCGGTCGGGCGTGCCGGCTGCCGCCTCGGCTCCGTCACCCGATCGGTGGCCGCTCTGAAAGAGCTCAGTGATGGTCCGGCCGATGCGGTTGGTCGAGCAGCGGGACCATCGTAGGAGTTGCCAGGACTCGAGTCGGGCGAAGGCGTTGGGGACCCTGTCTCTTTGCCTCACCACTGCGGCCTGTTGATCTTGTGCCCGTGATGTCGCTTTCGTTCCTTCCGGGGGCGGGGCCGGGTAGGGCTGCGCGTCGGCTGTCGTGCCGGTGGCGCCGGGTTCCACGGGCCCGGTGAACTGTGAGGTGACCTCCTCCTGGTGTTCGGTAGGACCGGGGTCGCCGGTCAGGCTGGGGTGGGCAGGGCGAGGATCCGGGCGAAGGCGGTGGCGATCTCCTTCGCCCAGGGCCAGGTGCGGGGGATCTTGAGCCTGCGGCGGCGCTGTCTGCGGACCAGGACGGCGGGGACGTGCAGGAAGCGGTAGCGCAGGGTCTTCGGGGTTGCGGTGGCGAGCTCGCCGTCGAGCGCGAGGAGTTGCAGCCAGGCCCGTAAGTCGCAGGCCAGGGCGACGGTCAGCAGCCACGCCCGGTTGGCCTTCATATCCTGCGAGGGAAACAGGTCCAGGCCCTGTGCCTTGCTGTCGCGGATCTTCGGCTCGACGCGGGCGTGGGTGCGGTGCCGGCAGTCCAGCCAGGCCGGCTGGCGTCGGCGGGTGTTGGTCGCGAAGGCCTGGTACCGCATGTTGTGCTTCTTCTCGTACGCGGACGCGTCCTTCAGGTAGCGGGGGTGCAGGGGTTCCTTGCGGACGATCACCCGGTGGTGTGATGGCCAGGTGGTGAGGCCGCCGAGCAGGCCGGTGATGTCGGGCGACGAACGCGTCCTCACGCGCCTGCCCGTTGGGGCCGATCGCGTTCTCCCACAGCCCGTGGGTGTCCAGGACCTCCACGGCGGCCTGCTCGCGCTCGGCGAAGGCCCAGCCGATGGAGCACTCCCAGGTGAACGAGGGACTGCGGCGGCCACCTGCGCCGGCGATCCAGTCCAGCAGGCCGTGGGAGAACCCGGCCCCGTCGATGCGGAACAGGATCTTCTTGCGGTACTGCCACGGCAGCTGCTCGACCGCGGCCTGAAGGATGGCGATGTTGTCGCCGGTGTCGTTGGCCCCGGCGTCGCCGGGCCGCAGGTGCTGGGTGAGCAGCTCGCCGGTGTTGTCGCAGTACGCGGGCAGGGGGCAGTGCCCGAACACGCCCTTCTTGTACGTGCCG
This region of Kitasatospora sp. NBC_00240 genomic DNA includes:
- a CDS encoding transposase encodes the protein MRTRSSPDITGLLGGLTTWPSHHRVIVRKEPLHPRYLKDASAYEKKHNMRYQAFATNTRRRQPAWLDCRHRTHARVEPKIRDSKAQGLDLFPSQDMKANRAWLLTVALACDLRAWLQLLALDGELATATPKTLRYRFLHVPAVLVRRQRRRRLKIPRTWPWAKEIATAFARILALPTPA
- a CDS encoding type II toxin-antitoxin system Phd/YefM family antitoxin — encoded protein: MDTYPITEARNKLGALARQVSAEQKHVALTDRGQTMAVLISPAELEELEYHRVAAEYLARKERGETGPGIPQDEARRRVFGDAS